From Lucilia cuprina isolate Lc7/37 chromosome 4, ASM2204524v1, whole genome shotgun sequence:
CTGGATGTTATTTGGATACTTCCCAAAATGTTTGCTATagctaatttatatataattgcattcactaaagttattttttgacaCTCTCACATTTATATATCTTTGTCGTTTTAAAACTGAcattaataaaaagaatttttatatttttactagttattttctgtaataaatataatttttttgaattggcaattaaatgccaattaataatcagaatagttaagtttaagtttatttgaGACTTCATTCGATTAAACATTTGCAGTTAATATGAAAACAGTGTAAcgattaaaaaacttaaaataataatgggTTGTTTTACTGATCGGCCCGGCCCAATAATGTTTACATTGTTGCATTTCTTGTAAATTCTTAATTGTATTGGTCGCTTAATTaggtaaaaaattaattaacttagtactcaaaaattattattgaggattaattttaatttaatctctaatagttcagtttagtctataatcagtctatagtctagtctttagtctagtctatagtctagtctatagtctagtctatagtctagtctatagtctagtctatagtctagtctatagtctagtctatagtctagtctatagtctagtctatagtctagtctatagtctagtctatagtctagtctatagtctagtctatagtctagtctatagtctggtctatagtctagtctatagtctggtctatagtctagtctatactatactaATTGTATAGATAATTTATtatctatacaattttaattaaattcaaaaacgcTTTCTGTAAAGATAATTATCATACCAACTTTACTTTCACAGATAATATCAGGTAACCCattataattatatgtatttattttccatgacgaatttaaatatttgacttGAAATAGTGCGAAAACTAAGAGCAAACACTTTTTCTCTTTCGTTTCGGCAGAACATACTTATTTAGTTTAACTAGCATTATGTTTGACATTGTTTACTCTTGAAGAAGTCACGCAAgatcaaataaatatgtacaaatatggcaattaagaaaaattaaatatagtcAGCTTGATACGACTTAAAACTACTTTACAATAATCTTTtctattttctaattaattagattttaataaaaacaagttttagtCACGTTTTGAATATGCAAGCACTATATTATCcagaaattaaaattacttcGGTGAAACCATTTATCTATATACGCATGGTtccatttttatacaaatgagAAATAAGTAGGCCTCCTTACTTTGGTGACCATAtgacatacatatatctttaatagttttttatttaaacacatattaaacttaaataaattgtgttatatgagacaactttttatttatcaaaacaGCCCACAATCACTAGATATCtaatcttaaataaattaaatcttaaatacaaaaaaaagataaattttacaaaaaaaaaaaaaaaaaatcgggcCAACTAAAATAACTATTAGTTTCTTTAAAGCCTGCAAACTAGCAAGTGACTTGTAATTAGgaagtaaaataatttacaattcaaATATGTTCAAATTTGTTACTTgttgtttaattataaatgcggtaaattgaataaaaatttctaagattgaaattaaaaaaactaaatgtagtCTTTTTATCAGTTATTAGCGCCTTTTGCTCTTAGTCAAAATAATAATGTTGCCACAGATGTAACAACAGTAATCGATGTGGAAATTCAAgaagcttttaaattttcaaatgttgtCAGTTCATCCATAGAAGAATATATACGTGAAGCTTTACCTTCTGAAGCTAGGTTAGAAGGTGAGAAAATTTTACAAGATGTAAAGGAGGGTCTAATTACTTGTGAGTCATTCGTTCATACACCTCTCGATATTTGGCAATATAAGGTGTGTAGCTCGTCGCTGTTGCGTGATGGTATGGCCGCTTTAGGTGCACTGCAGGCTAAATATAGACCATTCACATCGGGTGCCTCCAGAATTGGATTATTTTGGTAGTTAAATTATGTatgaaaatgtaaatgttttttaaagaatataatatgGTGTCTTTGACGCACTTTTTTGAGTTTGATAAATtagtttattctttttttaaaatccattttattataaaataatagaagTACAGAGTACATACTTATtcaatatctatctatctatctatctatctatctatctatctatctatctatctatctatctatctatctatctatctatctatctatctatctatctatctatctatctatctatctatctatctatctatctatctatctatctatctatctatctatctatctatctatctatctatctatctatctatctatctatctatctatctatctatctatctatctatctatatatatatatattttttttttacagatacttaaataaacattacGCAAAACCTTactaaaatggaaaaaaatgtatataagtcaatattacaattatattaaactgtttctaaaaaatcaataatactatttacacaaaatacCACCAAAACCGCACGTGCCTCCCTTTTTGCCGACCATTTTTATTTATGCAAATGAAATGACCAATAATGGTAAAATGCAATACAAATCATggataaaatcaacaaaaagccaacaaaatacaaatcaatCATTAGAACTTTTTCTATGCGATTTATGGTTGGTAATCTCAACTGAATCATGAAAATTATTGTAACGAATTCATGAAAAAGCGGGCATCATAAAAATGACCAACAGACCAAGCGaataaatttaatgataatGATACTAAATTTATGCTAATCGTCAAAAAGCGTTCAATTTggaaaagggaaattttaaaacgaacaaaaagcaataatacaataaaaatattaaagagagTTCAACAGATTTGGCAATAAtagaattagttttttttatatttgaaagaTTCTAATATAAGTTAGAATAGCAGGAggagaaaaaagtattttggtACAGATGTATGTGTATATTACAACGTAAACTGACTTTGTATATTTTAGATTAGAAATAAACTATGAAAAATTGATATGGTGCATTTCTCTAGTCAATATAAATACATCGTTAGTAGCAAAAGAGCCAGAAGTATTAGAAAATAGCAAATTCTATAGGCACAGTGGGTTGAGAGCGAAAAAAGTCTTTTTGATTTTAACAATATGagtatattcaaaaataaatatcaatattaagCATATCCAATGAGGAGGAAACATGGTTAGTATTTTTTGGTACAATTCACTTtaagaattgtttttaaaaactataaattctcACTTGTGTTTTCTGTGATcacctaaaataaaaattttgcaaattttttaataatttgtgtaCTGTCCCACAGTTTAACACTAAAGTACCAATTTAGTTTGTATATTAGTATATCAAGGAAAAcagtttgaaaaattactaaaatcacaaaaaaaaaaaacaagtatgaatatataatTGGGCAAGGGCAACCATATGAAAGCCTTACACAACCtagtatgttaaaaaatgtgcattttttaaataataatgtatttaatttgtttttaccttaattccggagtatttttattattcttggcaaaaaaattatatattctacaagagggctcaaaggggggTAAGGGTATGTattggcctatccttataaattttgaaagagGAATTTACGTTTTCATCAAAACTTGacatactagaacatttaacataattgtgAGCCCAAAAGATCcattgggggtacggttgtatgggggctatgcaaaattttcaatagcgttcgaaGAAAAGTAAttgtcaaattttatgaaattatcttgaaaattgtaacTTGCAGCGTgtgcacaagctttacatggatacacagacaggcaagccgattggtatactttgagGTGGTTGTAGGACCAAGAAGTTAGTTTTAtgtacaacaaaatataatatatattggtTCATATTTGACCCAGGCTCTCTTATAAGGTTCACTTCTTTTTATgactttaacaatatttttttttatcatattttatatttagttttcatagaTATCTAGGAACTTTCGAAAATTTATTTccacagacggacatggcttaatcaactaaactatctataaggatccagaatatatgtatatactttatggagttggaaaattatattgttgaaattacaaacggattacaaaaatatatatacatatacccttctcacaaaggtgaagggtatagaataaaaacgaaaacataGTTGTTGGTAGTTGATTTTAAAAGGTTTGTGATAAAAGCATTTGTAGAAtctataatagaaaaataaaaattctagttCAACAACAAGTCAATTGCAGGCAGCAACAGTAAAAGTCACTCGCATCAATAAAGGGAAAAAAACTGAacgtaaaaataacaaaaaacagtataagtataaatataaaGCAATAATGCCATCATCATACTTGACTCAAAACCAAAGGCAATTCCAATATAAAGATGCATCAACCCCGAGTAGTTTAACAACAAGAGTAGCAAGCGGCAAACAGTAGTAGTGCAGAAACAACTAGATTAGCTTTCACATTACACCAACAACCAACTCAGTCAACGTTTTTGTGACTTgatttttcatacatttattcACTCACTCTTTCAGTTGTCTGGTTGTTACTGAGTTAAAATTTACCATGAAACGGAAACTACATTAAATAGTTGATGGCATTTTAGTGGTTCAGCTGCCAACTACtgattttatttcatgtttttcaTCTTATTCAAAAAAGTCACATAGAAAACGTACTTGCACCAACCAAACATTAtcgacaaaaaattaaaaaaaaaaaaataaagaaactctTGAGTTCAAGGATAATTTACCAACCAAGCTACAAatgttgtacatacatattttttgtgattttttttaacaatacatTCCatgcttaaaataattttgttaaaaaaattttattggcaCATTTTACATTATTCatatagttttcaaaaaatttagtgAATTACAGAGGTTGGAAGgcagaaaagtatttttttatatatacttgtATGAACAATTGTAATgcaattatttctttaatataaatattatagagTTCCGAGGTTATTGATATTATGACTGTTGTAAtcgatatatatatatttagctAATTTAGGAAATTCAAATTCCGTTTTTAtggtattaattttaaaaatttaaactgaaatGCTCCTTCTGTCCGTTTAAAAATATCAGACTTTCAAACTATAGATTTCAACAAACTTATGGATATACAGACATTTCAAAATATACTTCACTATCTATAAGGACCCATTAAATTTGTaaccataaaaattaaatggctCTAATGCATGAATGGTCAATTTCGGGTCAAGGACTGTGGGAGTTAGAGGGGAAAAAGTTAGATATTTTGATACAGGTTTTTTTAAGAGTGTAACTTTTTACCTATTGAtcctagcaaaaattgtccaaagaaCATCCAAATTGATTTTTGCTGTTGGGTCGCTTGACACGAAATTGGTCCTAAATGTTAGATTACTTTAtgtattctaaatatttatgcaaCAACTTCTTGTAATACAAATACTTAAAATCTGCATAAGTGCATTTAACTATAAAACTGTAATTGTTATTGTCATAGTAGGGCAAcccaacaaacataaaaaacaaaatgtttttttaaaccaTTAAAGTAATAGAATTGTAAAAGGCTCATCTGTAAATATGGAAAAAcggtaaaaataaaaacctaatAGGAAAATACTCGGTAAAACGGGTAAATTCTTAGGTGCTTACCAAAAAGATGGATATGCAGGAGGTTTAAATAAGATCTTTGTCCACATTTTCATCTTTAacttaagaatttattaaattttttataatgccTTTTCAAATGATATTtatcaaaacaaattgtttatttaaaataatttacgatatgtcaattaatttttgaaaaatatttatatttaaaaccactgaacactaagaagtggaacgctgtcatttttttacaacagtcgtctctttactgtcctcaagtaacctagagattatactcttaaaagttgcattttttgttgtacttccgaaagtagttattttacccatcttttggagaaatgattattactttctactaatatgccaccatctggttgactcaaatttatatctttcagGTCAATCGTCACATAGTATTTCTACTAAtgcattcttagagttaggtaccgaatgaCAGTACACTTAGGTATTTTTTGACAGCGCTTCACTTCTTAGTattcagtttttaaaatattttataaatacccaataaagattgaaaaaaaagaaacataccTGGCATTTACCCAGTTTTTCCAAACATCGGGTACCAGGTAGGATCCCGCTGTTCACTACTTATTCATTAGCATTTCAAATCATTATTTTACCACTGTGATGTCATTAGAGGTAAATTTTTGCCGTCACTCACACATATAGAATACGAACTTGGGCTTCTTGTTCGTTATGTCGCCGTCTCACTCACATCACCACTgcttagttattttattgtgcgtcaaataatggtttcaACActgaaaatcaattttctttgtgtgtgtgtaagaaCAAGTTGCTAGGACGTGATCCATGAAAATGTGGAAATAAAACGGCTACAGttaaaataaagtacttacGTATCTAAATTTATGTAAAGAGTATTTagaagtaatgcagacggtaagtaATAAGTAGTctttgaaaagtaagtggtaattaaaatactattcattaccaaaatttttgctgggtggttatgtatatttttgtgtttattttgttaaggACAAGAAAGTTTACGCACATGTActagtttaatttataatctaaGTATCTCAAGGATTGagtttacatacatacttacttatgtatgtaaattagtGCAATGCCGTTTGTATGGAGCAAGAAAAAGAAACTATAGGTGCCACCGATAATGAAAGCTTAGttcattgtataaattttttaaactttttgcctTTTGGGATCAATATATAGATAGCTGTGTAAAATATGCATgtagttaattttattatttttagttatatccctaatgtacatacaattTGCATTTGTAAGACATGTTAAGAATTTATTGTTCTGCTTCCATTACACCAAGGTGTTTTGCGTTTAtagtgatgtttgtaacaatcAAAAATATAATTCCTCAGAATAGTAAGCCTAAAGGATATAgccgattttcgtaatgatcgggcctcatttgaagCTAGCACCCACCCAAAGTATCCTTAAAGGTCATTTATTCACATATAAACTCTAAGTATTAGAGTTTATATatctataaataataaaatttttaaattttattatttatagatatttttataaatttcttatattttaattctttttttacaaattgatgCATGTCAACGAAAAAGTCTACATATGTGAGTAAATGTATTTGTACATGCAAGTGTGTTTATATATGGATACTAAAGttgatttgttaaaatttcaatttaatttaaataaacactttaagatattttttatgtaattttaaaatatactcaaatATCTCTCATTTGTGATGAAAGTGTAATAAcacagaattttttattaaatatttcaaataaagtgAACCgtagaaaaatttgatatttctgttaaaaaaaattattatatgagtaagaaaatattaaaaacttatatcCTTTTTCAGGTAAATGAGTCTTGTACATTAAtctttatatatgtagataatGGCTGAGAACATATTGAGTTGTTTGCCAATACagtatttttgataatttaatttttcaaatattttgataataaattttattgattaaatttattgttataatttaaatgtgtATTACTTTATAGTCTGAAATATTCAATAGAATAAGTTAAAGATGTCTGCATAAAAGTAATTTcaagaagtctatagtctagtctatagtctagtctatagtctagtctatagtctagtctatagtctagtctatagtctagtctatagtctagtctatagtctagtctatagtctagtctatagtctagtctatagtctagtctatagtctagtctatagtctagtctatagtctagtctatagtctagtctatagtctagtctatagtctagtctatagtctagtctatagtctagtctatagtattgtctatagtgtagttaatagtattgtttataatctagtctatagtctagtttatagtctagtttatagtctacttcatagtctagttttagtctagtctaaagtctagtctctagtctaaaTGATACTTTTTTGTGAGTCATTCTAATGTATTCAATTCTGCAActgttttaatacaatttacaaCTTCAAgcatttccaattttttttcattttaaaataaagttataaataagaataaaacttaaagaaacctcttaaattaatataataataaagaaaaaacaaaatgaagaaaACTTAAACTGAATGTTGAGAAAATTAAATCAAGTTGCatgttgtattaaaaaacattaaaaaaaataataaaaagaaaaaaagaaatacacaaaTGAATTCATTATAGAAagcaaaataataattgaattctTTGGATTTTTGCTTCTGTTAATGTGtatatgtttaaacaaattatatatttgcaCGTAAAAACATTCGCatatgaaataatataaatgaaaaaagtatgtatgaAGCAGCAGTAAAATttgagtaaatagaaaacagtgaaactaaatgatatttgtttaaatttaaatacaaaatttttttgtagaataaaGTGAAAGTAATTCTACactattcacaaacaaaatttttattttattaacgatttataaattagattttgtatggaaattttgtttaaaagcctttttataaaatacaaatgttgtttgtgaataagggtaACTcccttattaaaaaatattaaaaattttgaaaagacacacatatattgttatacatacatttgtttgtatttgttttcattttttccaCTGTGCCTTCTGAATTTCAAATATATGTTAAGATTTTCGAACTACACACACTGCTGATGATTTTTTTGCACTTAAGCGTTTACAACtacatttataaatacttatgtaccgaatgcatattttatttttgttgtagttgttagcAACTTTCATGGGGGAAAAAGGATGatggaaataaaattgtatttaaatatttattttacagttTGTTGGTATTAAAAAACCAATGTTGTTAACAAAATAACTTTACTTATGTTTAAGAAATCTCCCTCTCTTTAActcttaatatttcttttaatttactcACACAACATGCATCATCACCTCAGTGGTTGTATAGTATGTATGagagcgtatacttaatatgaaTGTGCGAGTATGCATGACTGCATCAACACTCATACGACAgcggttttttctttttaaatatatataaaacaataaaatatttattatgaaattcaAGAAATTATGTTCGCTTTCTATTTAatcagatttattttatttatttgcttgaattttatgaattttcgttaaaaattttttaagttttttattatttattgatgTTGTACAAAGGAAgtcataaataaatgttttttaaagaacttcaattaattttttgttgtttaaaaaaataaccaagTAAAAAATTTGCTTGTTATgcttttgtttagaaatattacaaagacGCTAAAAATGTATGGTAGTAAAACATGAAGGagtacaacaaatattttcttttattaatatttatttattatgtacatattttgaaattctttattttaaacacttgAGTCTTGAGTGTCGGCCAATATATGATTTTTAAGCACATCACAAAAATAATGTATAGTGTTTAGTATGGTAGAGTCTGTAATATATTCTTAGCAAAAGATGTCAAAATGGTATTTAAAAATGTCGTAAGTTTGAGCTGATTAAGGACAAAATAcgtattttaagtattttttgtcGACAACAGATCAGTTTTGCAGACTAGACGGAATTTTGAGACCCGTGTTGAATTGCAGacaaattatttttcaacatattGCATTGGAACCAATATTTTCAATTACTGGTACGTAAGTGgggaaaaatatatatcaataaatccaaaataataGAGTTTGAAGCAATTTTTTTGACAAGATAGAGGGTTTtgcatttagaattttttttaacatagagaaatttgaaaattgctataaaagtggcaaaaaatataatttttctgtgAAATTTATATCACTGATGCGGGAAAGTTTGCCGAATATTCTGCCATCAATGTGTTAGTTTTATGAAAATGACAGATAGAGACTATATAATATAGTTTCTCGATATGTGTTGTATATAATTGTGgaaatctaatttaaattttttgccgGGCTCAAGTGTCTAATGTTGATTATTGTTGGCGTACACTGCCAATGCATACTGTTTACTACATATAGCTAAGGttagttaaaaatttctttttattgttggtatttttattattaagtaggaaacaaaaaaaaggtACTACTTCTGTACGGGCGTGTGTATATCAAAGGAACAAAGAAGGTGTGTTCATTCAAGCACAGCTAATTTATAATAGAGTTCAAGAAATGCACTACATAaagcaatagcaacaataacaaaatcaaaatcaCCATCAACAATAATAGTTGCAGAATAAAAGCAACTGTTGTTACACACTACTCTGACCCcattaaatgaagaaaaaaaaaaggaaaaaacaaaactacaacacaatcaacaacaaaagtattacatacaattatataaaacacacacacaaacatacaaagtagaaataacaacaacgaaaaattgtaataataacaacaagagttgattgaaataaagaaaacgATGCAATCAAGTGTATTGaagaataaatatatagaataaCAATAAACTTTCTTTCTTCTTTACTCCCTCATTTTTCGTTTGTTCTACACTTAACAACTAACTTGCaacacaaaataacaacaatactaaCTAACGACTAGTGAAATAGTTGCAGTAGCGAGAACTACTATTATAGtacatttataacaataaaagaaacaatatGTATAAAGCAGCCATGGGTAGTTTTTATAATGTTCACATAAGTACACTAAAAGATAGCTTTTACTTTGAACATTAGGAAAAACCTGACATTTTCCCTATTAAAATACTGTGTAGAAGAGAACGGAAAGGATAGTCTAAACGCAACATGTATTTAAACCATTACAgagaaaatacggatggaaaactTGTAAGTCGTATGACTTtcatcaattttttaaattattcaaaattttttttttactaaaatacggatagaatttcatttgattttttatatctaAAGTCTTATAGTCGAAAGATACTTTTACGAAGTACAAATGTGATAGTTTTTGTTTGTCTCCCATCGCTGAAGaactttcaaaaacaacaacaataacactaCAAATTcacttatttttaatgttttgaaaagtttaagttttttcaacaaatacCGAGATACTACCCATCTGGGTTGGTACGAGTATCACAACGTGTTAGTGTGTTAATTTATGTTAAGCATTGATTGACAAAGgaagttgtttgtttatttgttgttcatCACCATTATCATCTGTCATCATGATTTCatcattgttattattattataatttttatctattACATCAGCCAAAACATCTTTCGTCTTTTGAAACTTTAACAACATTGTATATTGGAGCAAACAGAACAATGGTTTTGATGAGTccaaaagtagtaaaaaatatattttcatgcaGACCAGTGTAATTATTTACTTCATAAGtatgttttaatacttttttaatactttacttCTAGAAAATATCATTTGTATAATATCTATTTATAACTTCAGTTAAAAAATACCTTATGTTAATCTCTAGTTTGTCAGTATGTTTTTTTGATAATCCCtactaaaaaagaagaaaaaagtttattttaatcattttattttcgCTTGTGAGAACAACAGTTTCTGATTAATAGATGATACAAATTCCAAGAAATATTCtaataattattatgaaaatgatacataatttattttcattcaattgttgtaatttaaatctgtcgtaaatgttaaaaatacctttttattttaattcttgaaataaaataattataacaattgaTACTGTTGTTAAGCAATGAACTTAAGAATTTCTAATTAAACGacaattataacattttaaatagatatagaaataaaatatttagctttatttttatGAAGCTTACGTTTAGTTTAATAAACCCTTACAaggattttattataaatacaatttaaactaaataattaatttcgACATAAGTAAGCATTTCTGTCTACGAAAAGGTATcggaaagttttcttttatagatttttattccATGACAAATCTGACAATTAAAAAAGTAGTCAGACATGGCTAACCATAACATACCATACATTAGCTATCAGTATATCTAAAATggttattacttttaaaaatatatcattttttttacattttttcttaatttagatatgtttttgatagaaaaattattttctggggatcaattataaaccgataaaaagaaaatttggtagaattttatttgaatacatGTATTTATAAGGGATTTAACGATGTGCAAGCTCTTTCATAGGGGAACTTTGCAAGGGGActagaattaaatataaacgGTATATAAATATAGgttttcagaaattttaaaattgaaaatgaaaaattgaatgacaaaaaaattccaaaagtttAATCTTATAAGGATTCTTAAAAATACAGAATCTTTATAGAGCCACAGGAGCTGCATGGGTTGTATTTGTAGACATTTGGCATTATTTTTTAGGAGAACAGAAAGCTGAAAACTATAAAGAACAAATTCAAGTAGATTTTaagtgcatacatacatatatatcgtcacataaaatgcaaaaggGCGTAACAACACTCTTAAATATTTGACAGAAgagacaaaaaactaaataaaataaaaactattgttgctattaaatgtaatttttataaaaactctgTATCCCAACATTATTAAACATGTTTGACTGTTTACTGGCAGACATTATAGTCtattgtgtgtatttttagGACTTTCTAACTTGTGCAAATTACTAATTTATTGTTATgcccttttaaatttaatgtcaaTAAAATCGCAGTTTTTG
This genomic window contains:
- the LOC111681232 gene encoding uncharacterized protein LOC111681232, giving the protein MFKFVTCCLIINALLAPFALSQNNNVATDVTTVIDVEIQEAFKFSNVVSSSIEEYIREALPSEARLEGEKILQDVKEGLITCESFVHTPLDIWQYKVCSSSLLRDGMAALGALQAKYRPFTSGASRIGLFW